A single genomic interval of Celeribacter indicus harbors:
- a CDS encoding AMP-binding protein — translation MSIGRGAAVALLMVNELEMIACTQALATLGAYSVPINWRSTVDEVAYIVADAEVSAIVVHDALLPVALEAAKGRIPVISVPLPQATAESLALAAAPASADVIGWDDWIAAQSPWAGKPEPARPAIIYTSGTTGKPKGVVREAHASDAAKLAQARQQAFLWGAEDGMRTLLLAPLYHAAPAAYLRSALGAMKTDGEVHLTPRFDPETVLRIIQDARISHMWMVPTMFIRLLQLPADVRARYDVSSLRNVVHSAAPCPVDVKLKMIEWFGPVVNEFYGSTETGPLTYVTSPEYLARPGTAGRVIDGCTIAILDDDGNLLPPGTDGEIAGTNSAFANFTYRNRQGDRDSLNTGGLIRSGDIGCIDDDGYLFVKDRKKDMVISGGSNIYPAEIESVLLALSNIADGAVFGVPHPVYGESLMAAVTLQRPEPGAPDRLRADLAKVLSPDKLPRKVLVVEDFPRDPSGKVFKHKLRKMVAESNEIA, via the coding sequence ATGTCGATCGGTCGGGGTGCGGCCGTCGCCCTGCTGATGGTGAACGAACTCGAGATGATCGCCTGCACGCAGGCGCTCGCGACGCTCGGCGCCTATTCCGTCCCGATCAACTGGCGCAGTACGGTTGATGAGGTCGCCTATATCGTCGCGGATGCGGAGGTCAGCGCGATCGTGGTGCATGATGCCCTGCTGCCGGTGGCACTGGAGGCGGCGAAGGGGAGGATTCCGGTAATTTCGGTCCCACTGCCACAGGCGACGGCGGAATCGCTGGCCCTTGCCGCCGCGCCTGCCTCTGCGGATGTGATCGGCTGGGACGACTGGATCGCGGCGCAAAGCCCTTGGGCGGGCAAGCCCGAACCCGCGCGCCCGGCGATCATCTATACCTCGGGCACCACCGGCAAGCCCAAGGGCGTGGTGCGCGAGGCCCATGCCTCGGACGCTGCCAAGCTGGCGCAGGCCCGGCAGCAGGCTTTTCTTTGGGGGGCAGAGGACGGGATGCGCACGCTTTTGCTTGCGCCGCTCTACCATGCCGCGCCGGCGGCCTATCTGCGCTCGGCCCTCGGGGCGATGAAGACGGATGGAGAGGTCCATCTGACCCCCCGTTTCGATCCCGAGACGGTCCTGAGGATCATCCAGGACGCGCGGATCAGCCATATGTGGATGGTTCCGACGATGTTCATCCGGCTGCTGCAACTGCCTGCGGACGTGAGGGCGCGCTATGATGTCTCGTCGCTGCGCAACGTGGTGCACTCGGCCGCGCCTTGTCCGGTGGACGTCAAGCTGAAGATGATCGAATGGTTCGGTCCGGTGGTGAACGAATTCTACGGCTCGACCGAAACCGGCCCGCTGACTTATGTCACCTCGCCGGAATACCTGGCCCGGCCGGGTACCGCAGGGCGGGTCATCGACGGCTGCACCATTGCGATCCTGGATGACGACGGCAACCTTCTGCCCCCCGGCACCGACGGAGAGATTGCGGGCACGAACAGCGCCTTCGCGAATTTCACCTATCGCAATCGCCAGGGCGACCGCGACAGTCTGAATACCGGCGGGCTCATCCGGTCGGGCGATATCGGCTGCATCGACGACGACGGCTATCTCTTCGTCAAGGACCGCAAGAAGGACATGGTGATTTCGGGCGGTTCGAACATCTATCCTGCCGAGATCGAATCCGTGCTGCTGGCCCTGTCCAACATTGCCGATGGCGCCGTCTTCGGCGTGCCGCATCCGGTCTATGGCGAAAGCCTGATGGCAGCGGTGACGCTGCAACGGCCGGAACCCGGCGCGCCCGACCGTCTGCGTGCCGATCTGGCAAAGGTTCTGTCGCCGGACAAGCTGCCGCGCAAGGTGCTCGTGGTCGAGGATTTTCCTCGCGACCCCTCGGGCAAGGTCTTCAAGCACAAGCTGCGCAAGATGGTTGCCGAAAGCAACGAAATCGCCTGA
- a CDS encoding MarR family winged helix-turn-helix transcriptional regulator has translation MRKENPEGSGAQGADEDYDEIVLESFLTYKISILAKLIDRRTIRVMAQEFDLKLSEMRVLAQLANHSPGTVRYLARRMHMDRADVSRATSALIEKKYILRKVDKSDGRSALFQVTPKGLEHYRKILPTRVAENARISSILTEEENTVLRRAIAKLTAELTAEAEVLDQKP, from the coding sequence ATGCGAAAAGAAAATCCAGAAGGCTCCGGCGCGCAGGGCGCGGATGAGGATTACGACGAGATCGTTCTCGAGAGCTTCCTCACCTACAAGATCAGCATCCTTGCCAAGCTCATCGACCGACGGACGATTCGCGTGATGGCACAGGAATTCGACCTGAAGCTGTCTGAAATGCGCGTCCTTGCCCAGCTGGCGAACCACAGCCCCGGCACCGTGCGCTACCTGGCACGGCGGATGCACATGGATCGCGCAGATGTGAGCCGGGCCACCTCCGCCCTGATCGAAAAGAAATACATTCTCCGCAAGGTCGACAAGAGCGACGGGCGCAGTGCGCTTTTCCAGGTGACGCCGAAGGGGCTCGAGCATTATCGCAAGATCCTCCCCACGCGGGTTGCCGAAAATGCCCGCATCAGCAGTATTCTGACGGAGGAGGAAAACACAGTCCTGCGCAGGGCCATCGCGAAGCTGACGGCCGAACTCACCGCCGAAGCGGAAGTCCTGGACCAGAAGCCGTAG
- a CDS encoding TRAP transporter small permease: MSSFSRLMRASVGTVNILAAILLATVTLLTFVMVVLRPLPGVHVPGVFDLSRLMLGVSIFWGLAVACYRGSHIRVDLVYQAMPRVVRKAMDLIADTAFAVFLLLMSWNMAGYILHEMRAGLKTYELNLPVWPFYALAWLGGVMGCAIMIGRVTARLAGRKLAEDEGNPDEQ, encoded by the coding sequence ATGTCTTCATTTTCGCGCCTCATGCGTGCCTCGGTCGGAACCGTCAATATCCTTGCCGCCATCCTGCTGGCGACGGTGACGCTTCTGACCTTCGTCATGGTTGTGCTGCGCCCTCTGCCCGGCGTGCACGTTCCCGGTGTCTTCGACCTGTCGCGGCTGATGCTCGGCGTCTCCATCTTCTGGGGGCTTGCCGTGGCTTGTTATCGCGGAAGCCATATTCGAGTGGATCTGGTCTATCAGGCGATGCCGCGGGTTGTTCGGAAGGCCATGGATCTTATTGCCGACACGGCCTTTGCCGTTTTCCTCCTGCTGATGAGCTGGAACATGGCGGGATACATTCTCCACGAAATGCGCGCAGGGCTGAAGACCTACGAGCTGAATCTGCCGGTCTGGCCATTCTACGCGCTCGCCTGGCTGGGCGGCGTGATGGGATGTGCGATCATGATCGGCCGGGTGACGGCGCGGCTGGCCGGTCGCAAGCTCGCCGAAGACGAAGGAAATCCGGATGAGCAGTGA
- a CDS encoding enoyl-CoA hydratase-related protein: protein MSEVIVEKPVAGVAVARINRPEVRNALNGAVRSQINAAFREFDADPDVRCVVLTGVGEHFAAGGDIREFGASTMVDRINAEITDGIGRCRKPVITAVNGYALGGGCEYAMNGDIIIAGTDAIFGQPEVKLGLIPGLGGTQYLPRAIGLYPAMLMLLTGDPISAERAATLGLVSEVVEGRAEDRALEIAQKIARLPPLTVQAIKKVVRNGTEVALPTALEMERMAHQQMFATEDMLEGTRAFIEKRKPEFRGK from the coding sequence ATGTCTGAAGTCATAGTCGAAAAACCGGTCGCCGGCGTTGCCGTCGCGCGCATCAACCGGCCCGAAGTGCGCAACGCCCTGAACGGAGCCGTCCGCAGCCAGATCAACGCCGCGTTCCGGGAGTTCGACGCCGATCCTGACGTGCGTTGCGTGGTGCTGACCGGCGTGGGGGAACATTTCGCCGCCGGCGGCGACATCCGCGAATTCGGCGCCTCGACGATGGTCGACCGGATCAATGCCGAAATCACCGACGGGATCGGCCGCTGCCGCAAGCCGGTCATCACCGCCGTGAACGGCTACGCCCTGGGCGGCGGGTGCGAATATGCGATGAACGGCGATATCATCATCGCCGGCACGGATGCGATCTTTGGCCAGCCCGAGGTGAAACTGGGCCTGATCCCCGGCCTGGGCGGCACGCAGTACCTGCCCCGCGCGATCGGCCTTTATCCCGCGATGCTTATGCTGCTGACAGGCGATCCGATTTCGGCGGAACGCGCCGCGACGCTCGGCCTTGTCAGCGAGGTGGTCGAGGGCCGGGCCGAGGATCGCGCGCTGGAAATCGCGCAGAAGATCGCCCGCCTGCCGCCGCTGACCGTGCAGGCGATCAAGAAGGTCGTGCGCAACGGCACCGAAGTCGCGCTGCCGACCGCGCTTGAAATGGAGAGAATGGCGCATCAGCAGATGTTTGCGACCGAAGACATGTTGGAGGGCACGCGCGCCTTCATCGAAAAACGCAAGCCCGAGTTCCGCGGCAAATGA
- a CDS encoding aromatic-ring-hydroxylating dioxygenase subunit beta has product MLDDKMTDRFAVKPGLVPVELQHEVEQFYFWEAKLMTDRRYVEWFALLAKDLRYWMPLRETKFIREAEKEYADDHGFAHFDDTWATMDGRIRKITSDVGWSENPASRVRHIIGNVMISPEDDNTLHTISALVTYRSRQERQVDIFACERQDVLRRTDSEAGFEIVRRKILIDQSTILSNNLSFFF; this is encoded by the coding sequence ATGCTTGATGACAAGATGACGGATCGTTTCGCCGTCAAACCGGGGCTCGTTCCCGTCGAGTTGCAGCATGAGGTCGAACAATTCTACTTTTGGGAAGCGAAGCTCATGACCGATCGGCGCTATGTCGAGTGGTTCGCGCTCCTGGCGAAGGATCTCCGGTACTGGATGCCGCTTCGTGAAACGAAGTTCATACGGGAGGCGGAGAAGGAATACGCCGACGATCATGGTTTTGCGCATTTCGATGATACCTGGGCCACGATGGACGGCCGTATCCGCAAGATCACATCGGACGTGGGCTGGTCGGAAAACCCGGCCTCGCGCGTGCGTCACATCATCGGAAACGTGATGATCTCGCCGGAGGACGACAACACGCTGCACACCATCTCCGCCTTGGTCACCTACCGGTCCCGGCAGGAGCGTCAGGTCGACATCTTCGCCTGCGAGCGACAGGACGTGCTGCGCCGCACCGACAGCGAGGCGGGTTTCGAGATCGTGCGGCGGAAGATCCTCATCGACCAGAGCACGATCTTGTCGAACAACCTGAGCTTCTTCTTCTGA
- a CDS encoding CaiB/BaiF CoA transferase family protein, which translates to MDKTEDHPAGPLSGLRILEFAALGPAPFGCMMLADLGASVVTIERPKATTGDGAGREAWEPEKFDILKRNRKILPLDLKSEVDRQAVLALAQEADAVVEGFRPGVMERLGLGPQDLKTVNRRLVYGRMTGWGQDGPLASSAGHDLNFLGMSGALSLFGRDGALPAAIPPLVGDMGGGGAFLAFGLLAAIFDARRTGDGQVVDAAIVDGSAALYALIKGLAQAGRHGAAVGRNMLDGGRYFYRTYVCSDGKYIAVGAIEPQFRKALLETLGLSGSALFADTDPAREDERIAEMAMIFASRPRDAWSARFSSVDACVTPVLTMQEAEEHPANIARGLFLEADGIVQPAPAPRFGKAPVRAAVAPSVTSLQEILAEWRTSP; encoded by the coding sequence ATGGACAAGACTGAAGATCATCCCGCCGGGCCGCTTTCGGGTCTGCGGATTCTCGAATTCGCCGCGTTGGGACCTGCGCCCTTCGGATGCATGATGCTGGCCGATCTCGGCGCGAGCGTCGTCACCATCGAGCGCCCGAAGGCCACCACGGGTGATGGCGCCGGACGGGAGGCGTGGGAGCCGGAGAAGTTCGATATCCTGAAGCGCAACAGGAAAATCCTGCCGCTGGACCTGAAATCCGAGGTGGATCGGCAAGCGGTTCTCGCGCTGGCGCAGGAGGCGGATGCAGTCGTCGAGGGGTTCCGTCCCGGCGTCATGGAACGTCTCGGCCTCGGTCCCCAAGACCTGAAGACAGTCAACAGGCGCCTTGTCTATGGGCGGATGACGGGATGGGGTCAGGACGGGCCGCTTGCGTCGAGCGCGGGGCACGATCTGAACTTCCTCGGCATGTCGGGAGCGTTGTCGCTGTTCGGACGCGACGGCGCGCTTCCGGCCGCCATTCCTCCGCTCGTTGGCGATATGGGCGGTGGTGGAGCGTTCCTCGCCTTCGGGCTGCTGGCGGCCATCTTCGACGCGCGCCGGACCGGCGACGGCCAGGTTGTCGATGCCGCCATCGTGGATGGATCGGCGGCGCTCTACGCGTTGATCAAGGGTCTGGCACAGGCGGGCAGACATGGCGCGGCGGTCGGCCGGAACATGCTGGACGGCGGACGGTACTTCTACCGAACCTATGTCTGTTCCGACGGGAAATACATTGCCGTGGGCGCGATCGAGCCCCAGTTCCGCAAGGCGTTGCTTGAAACGCTGGGGCTTTCAGGCTCCGCGTTGTTTGCCGACACCGATCCGGCGAGAGAGGACGAACGGATTGCAGAGATGGCGATGATATTCGCATCGCGGCCGCGGGATGCCTGGTCGGCGCGTTTCAGCTCCGTGGATGCCTGCGTCACGCCGGTGCTGACGATGCAGGAGGCGGAAGAGCATCCCGCGAACATCGCGCGGGGGCTGTTTCTCGAAGCCGACGGTATCGTGCAGCCCGCGCCGGCACCCCGCTTTGGAAAGGCCCCTGTCAGGGCGGCGGTGGCCCCCTCCGTCACGAGCCTTCAGGAGATTCTCGCCGAGTGGCGGACGAGCCCTTAA
- a CDS encoding TRAP transporter large permease, which translates to MSSDAVALLGFAGLFLLIAARVPVGVALALVGTAGFASIAGIDPALNLLASSPLSAATDYSLGLIPMFILMGVVTSRSGMSGELFAAASAFLGHRKGGLAMATIATCGGFAAISGSSLATAATMSKIAVPEMRRHGYPDSISTGTVAAGGTLGILIPPSIALSIYGVLTEQDIGKLFIAGIVPGLIAMVFYLIAVAAYFTISKPDVTLQERASWSKRLHALGGIWAIVILFLFVIGGIYGGFFTPTEAAAMGACGAILLSLFRGKLNLRGLLDSLIESVTVSAGILLILIGAHIFGYFLTITQSPQKIAALLLGLELGRWGTMLLIVAFLLLLGCILDTMAMIVLMIPILFPVVMQLGFDPIWFGVIFVMAVELGMITPPIGINAFIIRAMVPDVPVQTIFRGIFPFIVVDILRLLLVFFVPALALFLPNSMN; encoded by the coding sequence ATGAGCAGTGATGCGGTCGCCCTCCTCGGTTTTGCCGGGCTGTTCCTCCTGATCGCGGCGCGCGTCCCGGTGGGTGTGGCACTTGCCCTGGTCGGCACCGCCGGCTTCGCCTCGATCGCGGGCATCGACCCGGCACTCAACCTACTGGCGAGTTCTCCCTTGAGCGCGGCCACCGATTACAGCCTCGGACTGATTCCGATGTTCATCCTGATGGGTGTCGTGACTTCGCGTTCGGGCATGAGTGGCGAACTCTTCGCCGCGGCGAGCGCCTTCCTCGGTCATCGCAAGGGCGGCCTCGCCATGGCGACGATTGCCACCTGCGGAGGGTTCGCCGCGATCTCGGGTTCTTCGCTGGCCACTGCCGCGACCATGTCGAAGATCGCAGTCCCGGAGATGAGGCGCCATGGCTATCCCGACTCCATCTCGACCGGAACAGTCGCCGCGGGTGGAACCCTGGGCATCCTGATCCCGCCCTCCATAGCCTTGTCGATCTATGGTGTCCTGACCGAGCAGGACATCGGCAAGCTCTTCATCGCGGGCATCGTGCCCGGCCTGATCGCGATGGTGTTCTACCTGATCGCCGTTGCGGCCTATTTCACGATCTCAAAACCCGACGTCACACTTCAGGAGCGTGCGTCCTGGTCCAAACGGCTACACGCGCTCGGCGGCATCTGGGCCATCGTCATCCTGTTCCTCTTCGTGATCGGTGGCATCTACGGCGGATTTTTCACTCCGACTGAGGCGGCTGCCATGGGGGCCTGCGGTGCGATCCTGCTGAGCCTTTTTCGCGGCAAGCTGAACCTGCGCGGATTGCTCGACAGCCTGATCGAGAGCGTGACGGTGTCTGCCGGGATCCTTCTGATCCTGATCGGAGCGCATATCTTCGGCTATTTCCTGACGATCACGCAATCGCCGCAGAAGATCGCAGCATTGCTGCTCGGCCTGGAATTGGGAAGATGGGGCACGATGCTTCTGATCGTCGCCTTCCTGCTGCTGCTTGGCTGTATCCTCGACACGATGGCGATGATCGTCCTGATGATCCCGATCCTGTTTCCGGTGGTCATGCAGCTCGGCTTCGATCCGATCTGGTTCGGTGTGATCTTCGTGATGGCGGTCGAGCTCGGCATGATCACGCCGCCGATCGGCATCAACGCCTTCATCATCCGCGCGATGGTTCCGGACGTCCCGGTCCAGACGATATTCCGCGGCATATTCCCGTTCATCGTCGTGGATATCCTTCGACTTCTTCTGGTGTTCTTCGTGCCGGCTCTGGCGCTTTTTCTCCCCAATTCGATGAACTGA
- a CDS encoding TRAP transporter substrate-binding protein, giving the protein MANAPVAAQDSQVTLRLAHWVPPGNTNDIGLHIWADAVTEASGGSIQFQFFPGQQLGKAADHYNMARDGISDLSWIAVSYSPGAFPIAGVTELPFFVGDAVAGSVEISDWYEEYAPTEMPDVKFCMMYVSTPGSIHSTVPIRVPDDLKGKRVRPVNERLSRLVSTLGGQVFQVTVPEMRDGLERGLFDTTFFRWKSIVDFHLTELLTYHLDMPMYVSHFALVMNRSAYERLSDDQKAVIDDHCNGAWAGKMAANWAGEEAEDGGRDAYYGQESQTVYAPSKDEIRQWKDAAAPLTEQWISEVAASGHTRKDPQVVLEELRNRLGSAGALVED; this is encoded by the coding sequence ATGGCGAACGCGCCGGTCGCGGCACAGGACTCGCAGGTGACCCTGCGGCTCGCACATTGGGTGCCGCCGGGCAATACCAATGACATCGGGCTGCACATCTGGGCGGATGCGGTGACCGAGGCGTCGGGCGGTTCGATCCAGTTCCAGTTCTTTCCGGGCCAGCAGCTCGGCAAGGCGGCGGACCACTACAACATGGCACGCGATGGGATCTCCGACCTGTCCTGGATCGCGGTCAGCTATTCCCCCGGAGCCTTCCCGATCGCCGGCGTAACCGAACTGCCGTTCTTCGTGGGCGACGCCGTGGCGGGCTCGGTGGAGATCTCGGACTGGTACGAGGAATACGCACCAACCGAGATGCCGGACGTGAAGTTCTGCATGATGTATGTCTCCACCCCCGGCTCGATCCATTCGACGGTGCCGATCAGGGTGCCTGACGATCTGAAAGGCAAGCGGGTGCGCCCCGTGAACGAGCGTCTGAGCCGGCTCGTCTCGACGCTCGGCGGCCAGGTGTTCCAGGTCACGGTCCCGGAAATGCGCGACGGGCTGGAACGCGGTCTGTTCGACACGACCTTTTTCCGCTGGAAGTCCATCGTCGATTTCCACCTGACAGAGCTTTTGACCTATCACCTCGATATGCCGATGTATGTGTCGCACTTCGCGCTGGTGATGAACCGCTCGGCCTATGAGCGGCTGTCCGATGACCAAAAGGCCGTGATCGACGATCATTGCAACGGTGCCTGGGCCGGAAAGATGGCGGCGAACTGGGCAGGGGAAGAGGCCGAGGATGGCGGCCGCGATGCCTACTATGGGCAGGAGAGCCAGACCGTCTACGCACCGTCGAAAGACGAGATCCGGCAGTGGAAGGACGCCGCCGCGCCCCTGACAGAACAGTGGATATCCGAAGTCGCGGCATCCGGGCATACGCGCAAGGATCCGCAGGTTGTGCTCGAGGAGTTGCGGAACCGGCTCGGCAGCGCCGGCGCATTGGTCGAGGACTGA
- a CDS encoding aromatic ring-hydroxylating dioxygenase subunit alpha has product MANAGNTTNVSAYSDEEILGMIDEKSGVYSPEIYTDESLYSLELERIFARTWVCMGHESMIPKAGDFMTSYIGEDPVVVARQKDGSIRVFLNQCRHRGMRICRVDSGNAKSFTCSYHGWAYDGAGNLVSVPMEKEAFGGCLDKKEWSPKQARVDTYKGLIFANWDETAPDLETYLGDAKFYMDIMLDRCAEGTEAITGIQKWVIPCNWKMAAEQFGSDAYHVGTTAHLSGILAGLPADFDMSQMQVPNTGYNINIGNGHACGTFMRNPGFFPIIFGEDVTNYLISGPAYEEAVERLGQARADVHTCHMNVFPNLAFLIGVNTVRMWQPRGPNEIEVWTFGVVDKSAPEDIKEQWRRHIIRTFSASGVFEQDDGENWTDMQAILRGHVARQTKLNISMSQETVSSENPDGFPGVSFAYVYGEEAARSFYRYWTQIMTAPDWDAIRAISPLPHAAE; this is encoded by the coding sequence ATGGCGAACGCCGGAAACACTACGAATGTATCCGCATATTCCGATGAAGAGATTCTCGGAATGATCGACGAAAAAAGTGGTGTGTACAGTCCCGAGATATACACCGACGAATCCCTCTACAGCCTTGAGCTGGAGAGGATCTTCGCCCGGACCTGGGTGTGTATGGGCCATGAAAGCATGATCCCGAAGGCCGGCGACTTCATGACGTCTTACATCGGTGAGGATCCGGTCGTGGTTGCGCGCCAGAAAGACGGCAGCATCCGGGTTTTCCTCAACCAGTGCCGCCACCGCGGCATGCGGATCTGCCGCGTCGATTCGGGCAATGCGAAGTCTTTCACCTGTAGCTATCACGGCTGGGCCTATGACGGGGCCGGAAACCTCGTCAGCGTTCCGATGGAAAAGGAAGCGTTCGGCGGCTGCCTCGACAAGAAGGAGTGGAGCCCGAAACAGGCGCGGGTGGACACCTACAAGGGTCTGATCTTCGCCAACTGGGACGAGACGGCGCCCGATCTCGAAACCTATCTGGGCGATGCGAAGTTCTACATGGACATCATGCTGGACCGTTGCGCCGAAGGAACCGAGGCGATTACCGGCATTCAGAAATGGGTGATTCCCTGCAACTGGAAAATGGCGGCGGAGCAATTCGGCAGCGATGCCTATCACGTTGGCACCACCGCGCACCTGTCCGGCATCCTGGCGGGTCTTCCCGCGGATTTCGACATGTCGCAGATGCAGGTTCCGAACACCGGCTACAACATCAACATCGGCAACGGCCACGCCTGCGGTACATTCATGCGCAATCCGGGCTTCTTTCCGATCATCTTCGGTGAGGACGTGACGAACTACCTCATTTCCGGGCCTGCCTACGAAGAAGCCGTCGAACGGCTGGGCCAGGCTCGTGCGGATGTCCACACCTGCCACATGAATGTCTTTCCCAACCTCGCATTCCTGATCGGTGTCAACACCGTGCGCATGTGGCAGCCGCGCGGTCCGAACGAGATCGAGGTCTGGACCTTCGGCGTGGTCGACAAGTCGGCGCCGGAGGACATCAAGGAACAGTGGCGTCGCCACATCATCCGAACCTTCTCGGCCAGCGGTGTGTTCGAGCAGGACGACGGGGAAAACTGGACCGATATGCAGGCTATTCTGCGCGGGCATGTTGCCCGGCAGACGAAGCTCAACATCAGCATGTCGCAGGAGACTGTTTCCTCCGAAAACCCCGACGGCTTCCCCGGTGTCAGCTTTGCCTATGTCTACGGTGAGGAGGCCGCGCGCTCTTTCTACCGTTACTGGACACAGATCATGACCGCGCCGGACTGGGATGCCATTCGGGCGATCAGCCCGCTGCCTCACGCCGCGGAGTAG
- a CDS encoding non-heme iron oxygenase ferredoxin subunit, protein MAWIKAFPLADLPEGDMKVFDGGPEPILVCNVDGEIHAVQDTCTHDTWSLADGFLEGCIIECSLHFAKFDVRTGKVKALPACQALKVYPAKCEGGDIYVDC, encoded by the coding sequence ATGGCATGGATCAAGGCATTCCCTCTGGCAGATCTGCCCGAGGGAGACATGAAGGTGTTCGACGGCGGACCGGAGCCGATCCTGGTCTGCAACGTGGACGGGGAAATTCATGCCGTGCAGGATACCTGCACGCATGACACCTGGTCTCTGGCGGACGGCTTCCTCGAAGGATGCATCATCGAATGCAGCCTTCATTTCGCGAAATTCGACGTGAGGACCGGGAAGGTGAAGGCTCTCCCCGCCTGTCAGGCGCTCAAGGTCTATCCGGCGAAATGCGAAGGCGGCGACATCTACGTCGACTGCTGA
- a CDS encoding thiolase family protein, whose amino-acid sequence MREVFVAAAGTVPVGKHPLGAGRALAREAGRAALADAGIDFTGVDALYCGVAMPASPRAVAVAKEFGLTGLPVVQITNASASGLAAVHQAMMAIESGRHDVVMVLGYDAPDWDENPLARQGFLPPPALFAMWARRRMHDHGSRSEHLAMVTAKNWNYARTVPYAARRSDHEVGVDEVLASRMVAEPLTTMMCTSWVFGAAAVILASRKGLERLPGARWPMPRIAASEWRTEVYEDYHIFEGAIVGPPAISRTTFDAAMTAAGRVRGEVDVVQIHDAFAIEELEYYELFGFVEPGGAEALLEQGAFGPGSRARTGLPEFSTDGGLIGRGHPAGPSGVLQLIETRRRFRDCGDRVGVCHLLGAGSSCIVQVLDRVDE is encoded by the coding sequence GTGCGTGAGGTCTTCGTCGCAGCGGCCGGAACCGTTCCCGTCGGCAAGCATCCCCTCGGCGCCGGCCGCGCTCTGGCGCGCGAGGCCGGACGGGCCGCGCTGGCCGATGCCGGGATCGATTTCACCGGGGTCGATGCCCTTTATTGCGGCGTCGCCATGCCGGCCAGTCCCAGGGCCGTGGCGGTCGCCAAGGAATTCGGCCTGACCGGTCTGCCGGTGGTGCAGATCACGAACGCCTCGGCCAGCGGTCTTGCCGCCGTGCATCAGGCGATGATGGCGATCGAGTCCGGCCGGCACGATGTCGTCATGGTTCTCGGCTACGACGCGCCGGACTGGGACGAAAACCCTCTCGCGCGGCAGGGCTTCCTGCCGCCGCCGGCGCTTTTCGCCATGTGGGCGCGCCGGCGGATGCACGATCACGGCTCCCGGTCCGAGCATCTGGCGATGGTCACCGCGAAGAACTGGAACTATGCCCGGACCGTGCCCTATGCCGCCCGCCGGTCAGACCATGAGGTCGGCGTGGACGAAGTGCTGGCCAGCCGCATGGTGGCCGAGCCGCTGACGACGATGATGTGCACTTCCTGGGTTTTCGGTGCCGCGGCGGTGATCCTGGCCTCGCGAAAAGGTCTCGAACGCCTTCCCGGAGCGCGCTGGCCGATGCCGCGTATCGCGGCGAGCGAATGGCGGACGGAGGTGTATGAAGACTACCATATCTTCGAGGGTGCGATCGTCGGCCCGCCGGCGATCAGCCGCACCACGTTCGACGCGGCGATGACGGCCGCCGGCCGGGTACGCGGCGAGGTGGACGTGGTCCAGATCCACGACGCCTTCGCCATTGAGGAACTGGAATACTACGAGCTTTTCGGGTTCGTCGAACCTGGCGGCGCCGAGGCCCTGCTCGAGCAGGGGGCTTTCGGCCCCGGATCGCGGGCGAGGACCGGCCTGCCGGAATTCTCGACCGATGGCGGCCTGATCGGGCGCGGCCATCCGGCGGGGCCGAGCGGCGTGCTGCAACTGATCGAGACGCGCCGGCGGTTCCGCGACTGCGGGGACCGGGTCGGGGTCTGCCATCTGCTTGGCGCGGGCTCATCCTGCATCGTGCAGGTTCTCGACCGGGTGGACGAATAG